The window GTCAACTTACACCCAGTAGGCCCCCCCCCTTTGCAGTATCCGGGCAGAAACCCTGGTTTTATTTAAATCAACATAACCTGATGTTACTTTTAACTACAAAAACAAGAGCGCATAGTGAGACTTCACTTAAATTACACTGATAGGAACGTCAACATTAGAATATAAAAAACTGTACATTTCTCCATGAAACTAACAGTATTGTTTTGAAAGCCCATTACTATGGAAAAATACTATTTGAGGAGAAGTTTGAAGATAAATCGAGTAAACAAGAGACCAGAGGGCAGTTATTAAAGATCCAGTAACAACAGTTACCACaacataaatattaataaaagtaCTAACAGCAATGTGTCATGTGATCTGAAAAAAATAAGCATTCCTgcattaaataataattaaacacAACTAGTTGAGAGTACTGCAGATAACAGAGAAAAATAGCATACCAAAGACACTGCAAGTctattaataattaattccCACTAGCACTGACTGCTCACTAGTGTTTCCAGCTTACAGATCCAATATTTACAACATTCATGCAGGTTCAGCCTACAAAACAAGCACATTACTGGCACTGTGAGTTACTGAATAAGCCTAAAGTCAGTGGAAACCTATTTACATAATGGAGCTAAATGAAAACGAACACTGTCGTGATTAGGAATTAACTACACCCGTCTTGGGCTGGCTCACCTTTGGTACTGcagcctgaaaaacaaaatcgGTCATGTCTGCTTCTGTCGAGTTGGATGCGTGGATAGTGATAACTGCAatgttggggttggggttagctCTCTCAAATGTAAAGTCTATTTTCAGGCCATTCTTGTTGTACGCCGTCATAGGAGGGATACCTATGCAGAGAGGAgcagatgattaaaaaaaaaatgtagatgtTACAGTACTAACGGTTCACAGGTTGGGTAagtccagaaaaaaaaatataatgacCAAGTGCTGTATTATGTAAGGATATGTCATAAAATAGTGTATATGTGGCAGTGGATGGTCAAGGTGAGAAACATACTCTCACCTGCAGCTGCAATGTCATTAAAAAGGGGCGGTGAGGTGAGGCCATCCAAGAGGAAAGCGGGTTGGGAAGAGGGCACTGAGGTTGCAGGAGCAGGGGCTGGACCGCCTGGGAAGGAGGAAGCAACATACGAGGGTTTAAGAGGACATGGACACACAATGATGATATGCAGAGATTACTAATGTGTCATTTTCAAGGGGTTTAAGGGGGCATTTCAGCATTACTGAGCATGTGTTGTGTTTAGAATTAacatgatgattattattatccaGTCACGCAATTCCAGAAAAATCATAACTTTAGAAACATAGCTGGAATAAAAGTGGCAGGTAAGAATGCTGATATACATGtttcaacattttcagtatCTGCTTTACTTTTCAAGCACTGCTATAATCACTGCAAGTGCAATTTCTAGTTCATTAAGCAAAAAGTCATTACCCCATAACCAAAAATGTCAAAGTAAACCTATAGTAAAAAATGTTTCACCAAAACCAAGCAGTAGTCTAGGCTGGGAATCACATCCACACTggttattaaaaaaagtttatagcaggctcttaaaaaaaataaataaataaaaggagtAATAAATGTGTAAACAGAGTACTCTACCACTAAGTGAGAGGTCACCCAGTAGATCAAGTAGCTCTCCTCCTGCTGAAGCTGGCTTAGTGGGCACCGTGGTCTGAATTACCGGCACCACATCGTTACCACCCAGCAAGTCTAATAAATCATTAGCCTGTGGAATAGGGACAAGACATTAACatgataagtgtatgtgtaccattttaaatgaaaataatactacaaaaataaaatactgatcAACAGACTTAAAGCCATCTGGTTCtaaattcaataaaaaaatatggtTTCCTAAATAAACTTAAGACAAAATGATCTATCCTGTTAATTGTTCATTTGACTACAGACGTGTGTTTTTCGTGATAATATAAAGGCTGAAAACAGTTCTCACCTGGTTGGTTGGCTGGGTGACGGGTGGTGGATGTTTTGCTTCCACAACAGACGGCTCAGCCTCCCCATTAGTCTGTACAATCTCTGTGGGGCCATTAGAAGCAGTTTTCTCCATAATGGGCATTCGCTCTAAGAGAGCTGGCCTATTGTCAGGGAACAAACAAGGACAAAAGACAGACCAAACTCAACCacttgagcttttttttttttcttttcttttctttccccgCCCTTAAATCTACTCAGTACTACAATGTGCCCATCACAGATATGAGTAATTTCCTAGTAAAGTAGTTTCACCTCATATGGTCGTATTTCTTGAAAAGCGCATTGTACTCCACAGCTCTCTGCTGAAGCTCCACGTCGATGCTACTGCCATATATCGAGACCACCTTCTTGATTCGGCTGAAACAAAAAGTGAAGGTAGAGCTGGTTATTACCCATCAACTTTATttcttactttattttattattattttcaaaacATGGATTGTTTTTCAAACACACTACAGCTTAAAAAATGAGATACAAGTGCTTTATGTACTATGACGCTATGTCTTGTTATTTCTTATTACCAATAATAAACACTCAGATATATTTCGAGCCCACTGAAAACCCATTCAAACTCTCTCAAAGGAAATGCTGTACTGAATTACACATGCAACCATCTTAACATCATGTGACAGTAAGTCAAAAGAAAGACTTAGCCACTGTAAGTTTAAAAAGCCATTACTCACTTTACACTAGTGAAGCGAGTAGACAGCTTCATGATAGCTGTAAGGGCGTAACCCCGGGTCACAGGTGTGGACAGGTTGGACACCAGGAGGCCTTCCAGCACGTCCAGAACCTCATCCTCAGTCACCtttgttcaaaaagaaaagaggaaaaacaaaatctgaTGAGCAGGTTATGCCATCTTAAATCTTGTTTTTGTATACGCTGTTGAGATGTTTGTGTACCTGGATGGGCTCCTCCTCTTCACACTGCCCAGACACAAGCAGGTCCCCATACTCTCCTATGCACCAGGATGCTACCTGCACTAGAGGTTGCTACACAACACAGAAATAGAAATCACCCTCTCACACTAGTTTGAAATACCAAAGTTTTGTTATATAATACATTCTATTAATGTATgcgacaaaaaataaataaataaaaaatatggagACATCACTAATCTAAGCATGACCCAAACAAGAAATGCTCTAACCTGTGAGATGTCATCCAGCAGAGCTTTGTAAAGTCTCTGTACTGTGTAGGCGTGCATCTCCACGCTGTTTGTGATGAGCTGGATGAGGTTAGGAACGGAGTCGTCTCGCACGTAGCTCCCTGCCTGGAAGAGTGAGCAGAAACATCAATGAGAAACGCAAACGAACTTTATTTACCTGTAGATTTGCAGTAAAACTAAACCTACGTTGGCCACAGAGTACTGTTACTAGATTTATTTGATTTGTAGTACTCAATGTAATACCCAGAACAAACTACTAGTGAACTAAACAACCATCAAAAGACTTTTTAGGCATTAGAGTTTTGTGTATTTCACTTACTGTTGTCAGGACTCGCATAATGGTGTCTATGTGCCATCTTTTTGAAGGAGCAtatctgtaacataaagaataCACCCATTAGGCCCAGCAATGGactgaaaatgtaaatgtattaaATTCAGAGTGTCTACTGCCAGGAGATAAATGCTGTCAGAAAATAAAGGCGTCAACAAAGTCTGTCAGACGATGGATCACTCATTGTATCATCATACAGCATTTCAGTGCTGGCcataaaaagaaagacattTACTAGATTTTCTAATTCATATAGGTACATTTAACTTGTACCAAATAGTACCAAACCAGAACCTTTCATGGTTAAagtacagaaaacacacacacaaaaaaagaaagtgaaaccCAGAAAACTTTTACAACCTTGCACATGACAAGGTCAGCCAGCATGTGTTTTACACTTCAACAAAGTAGCAGTGGCTAAATTTGTGTGTGGTGAAGTCTGTATCAGTGCCATACTTCTCAGCAGCTAGAAAGACTCCTGATGCACAGTCTGCTTtgaattcagggtcacaggagTCCAGGAAGTAGAGCAGCTCTTTCATCATGCCTCTAATGTTGTTGCCGTTCACAAGCGCAAAGCTCAGTTCCATCGCACGTCTACACAGTAATGAAAAACAGACGAgggtgagaaggaaaaaaaagtcaaaaaaacccccccaaaacaacatGACATGTTAAGTTATGTGTAGCACCGTGAATCACCTCTTGATGGACACGTCCAGGTCTTTTAAACAATCCACAATGGTGCTCCGATGCCTCTGCACTGCATTGTGGTCCGTTTGTACGGTCTTTAGTAGAGATGTCAATGCCACATATCTGAAGTCGATTAAAGAAATGTCGACAGGTTTTAATCAAACTTTAGATAAATCGATGGCTTCAAGGTGAAATACTCCCGGCAATTTATTTACCTTATATTTTTGTCATTGTTAAGAAGGAAGCGACCTAATATGTTAATGGCCAAGACctgtaagaaagaaaaaagcattcAGATGAGTTAAAATTTACAAAAACATTCTCATAACCTTTTCCTAAAATGAACTCACCCTCAGTCCACTTTCAGACTTGATGTCCATTATAGTCAATACAGTCTCGTACAGGATTGCATTGCCTACATTTTTACTCGTCTCTGTGTTTGTAGCAACCTGCAAGTATAAACACAGTGGATTTGTCAGAACAACACTTAATCTGTGAGGACTTAAATCTAAGCAATTTTTTTTCAATTCCAACCTGCGCAAGAATGTCATTCATTGCCTCACTGGAGTCGTCATCACCCTTGCCTAAAATTCGCAGTAGTCTCAATATCCGCAcctaagaaaaagaagaagcagcagtccTGTCAAATGTGATTTACTTTATTGTTACTCACACGCTGCGCCTTGCTTGCTGCCATTTTGGTTCTTTTGTCCACTTGCGCAGAAAAGCCTATTTTAGCTGTACATGAGCAACTGAATGCTTAATGCTGTTTGTAAGACTGACAACTCCTAGTTAAGATCAGCACACATTTAGTACTTTGTTCTGTAAAGAAAACTACTTCTCTTGTACCACACTTTTTAAGGTACACAGATTAAACtgattaatgcaaatatctcaACAGCCAATCATttggcagcaactcaatgcatctgtggtcaagacaacctgctgaaatTCATACCAAGTGtgagaatgaggaagaaataaCTATAAACCTGCTTGCTGGTGCCAGCCAGGCAgagtattttagaaactgctcTACTTAGATTTCCCCACACAAACTTCCCTAGGATTTACAgagaaagattttttaaaaacagaaaatccagTGAGCTGCAGTTCTCTAAGTAAAAACGTCTTGCTGATACCAGAGTTCAGAGGAGAGT is drawn from Oreochromis aureus strain Israel breed Guangdong linkage group 1, ZZ_aureus, whole genome shotgun sequence and contains these coding sequences:
- the ap1g1 gene encoding AP-1 complex subunit gamma-1 isoform X1, whose protein sequence is MPAPIRLRELIRTIRTARTQAEEREMIQKECAAIRSSFREEDNTYRCRNVAKLLYMHMLGYPAHFGQLECLKLIASQKFTDKRIGYLGAMLLLDERQDVHLLMTNCIKNDLNHSTQYVQGLALCTLGCMGSSEMCRDLAGEVEKLLKTSNSYLRKKAALCAVHVIRKVPELMEMFLPATKNLLSEKNHGVLHTSVVLLTEMCERSPDMLAHFRKNEKLVPQLVRILKNLIMSGYSPEHDVSGISDPFLQVRILRLLRILGKGDDDSSEAMNDILAQVATNTETSKNVGNAILYETVLTIMDIKSESGLRVLAINILGRFLLNNDKNIRYVALTSLLKTVQTDHNAVQRHRSTIVDCLKDLDVSIKRRAMELSFALVNGNNIRGMMKELLYFLDSCDPEFKADCASGVFLAAEKYAPSKRWHIDTIMRVLTTAGSYVRDDSVPNLIQLITNSVEMHAYTVQRLYKALLDDISQQPLVQVASWCIGEYGDLLVSGQCEEEEPIQVTEDEVLDVLEGLLVSNLSTPVTRGYALTAIMKLSTRFTSVNRIKKVVSIYGSSIDVELQQRAVEYNALFKKYDHMRPALLERMPIMEKTASNGPTEIVQTNGEAEPSVVEAKHPPPVTQPTNQANDLLDLLGGNDVVPVIQTTVPTKPASAGGELLDLLGDLSLSGGPAPAPATSVPSSQPAFLLDGLTSPPLFNDIAAAGIPPMTAYNKNGLKIDFTFERANPNPNIAVITIHASNSTEADMTDFVFQAAVPKTFQLQLLSPSSNVVPALNQGTVTQVIRVLNPQKQQLRMRIKLTYTHKGSAVQDLAEVNNFPPQSWQ
- the ap1g1 gene encoding AP-1 complex subunit gamma-1 isoform X2; translation: MPAPIRLRELIRTIRTARTQAEEREMIQKECAAIRSSFREEDNTYRCRNVAKLLYMHMLGYPAHFGQLECLKLIASQKFTDKRIGYLGAMLLLDERQDVHLLMTNCIKNDLNHSTQYVQGLALCTLGCMGSSEMCRDLAGEVEKLLKTSNSYLRKKAALCAVHVIRKVPELMEMFLPATKNLLSEKNHGVLHTSVVLLTEMCERSPDMLAHFRKLVPQLVRILKNLIMSGYSPEHDVSGISDPFLQVRILRLLRILGKGDDDSSEAMNDILAQVATNTETSKNVGNAILYETVLTIMDIKSESGLRVLAINILGRFLLNNDKNIRYVALTSLLKTVQTDHNAVQRHRSTIVDCLKDLDVSIKRRAMELSFALVNGNNIRGMMKELLYFLDSCDPEFKADCASGVFLAAEKYAPSKRWHIDTIMRVLTTAGSYVRDDSVPNLIQLITNSVEMHAYTVQRLYKALLDDISQQPLVQVASWCIGEYGDLLVSGQCEEEEPIQVTEDEVLDVLEGLLVSNLSTPVTRGYALTAIMKLSTRFTSVNRIKKVVSIYGSSIDVELQQRAVEYNALFKKYDHMRPALLERMPIMEKTASNGPTEIVQTNGEAEPSVVEAKHPPPVTQPTNQANDLLDLLGGNDVVPVIQTTVPTKPASAGGELLDLLGDLSLSGGPAPAPATSVPSSQPAFLLDGLTSPPLFNDIAAAGIPPMTAYNKNGLKIDFTFERANPNPNIAVITIHASNSTEADMTDFVFQAAVPKTFQLQLLSPSSNVVPALNQGTVTQVIRVLNPQKQQLRMRIKLTYTHKGSAVQDLAEVNNFPPQSWQ